Part of the Novosphingobium sp. ZN18A2 genome, AATCGACGTTGAACGCGGCCACTATACGGTCAAGCGGCAATGGCGGGTTTTCGGTGAACGCCTGTGCACCCAGCATCCCCATTTCCTCGCCCGTGGTCGCGACGAAATAGACGTCGCGATCGAGCGGTTTGCCGCGAGCGAGGATGCGCGCGACTTCGGTGATAACCGCAAGGCCGCTGGCATTATCGACCGCGCCGTTGCAGATCGCGTCTTTCGACGGATCGCCGCACCGGCCCAGATGGTCCCAGTGGGCGACAAGCAGCACCGCCCCGTCCTGCGGCCGCTTGCCCGGCAACCGGCCGACAAGGTTGTGCGTCTGCACACGGGTTTCGCGGCTTGTCGCTTCAAGCGAGACGGTAAAGGGCATCAGGCGCGGCACGAAGCCCGCCTTCGATGCCTGCGCTTCCAGCGAGGAGACGCCTCCGCCCGGTTTCGCTCCCAGCAGCGTCGCGGCAAAGGCCGGCGTGACAAACGCCTCAAGGTCTCCGTCCGAACGCCCGTTGGCCAGGGCATATCCGGCCTTTGCCCGCTTTGCGCGTATATCGGGTATCGAATGATCGCCGTCGAGCACGGTCATGACCGCGGCCGCGCCGCCGTCAAGCAGCCGGCCCTGCCGTTCTGCCAGCGAAATGCCGGATTTTTCCTTGTCTCCGTCGCCGGTCTGGGCATCCAGCATCATCGCCACCCTGCCGGCAAGTTCGGCGCGTGGCGGCACCGGGCCGTTCCCCTGCCCGACAAACAGGACAGGCGCGTTGTTGACCAGCCCGCGCGTGCCGGAGGTCGCGACGAATGCCGCCCCTTCCGGAACCGGGATGCGCCGCTTGCCGCGCATGAACACCGCGCGCGAGGCAACGGGAACGCGTTCGACAAGGGCGACGGGCGCGAACCAGGGATTGCCCGGATCGTTCGTTCCTGATTCCAGCCCGATATCGAACCATTGCCGCACCAGGTAACGCAGCGTTTTTGTCTCACCGTCGGTGCCTGGCAGACGGCCTTCGAACGCATCGCTGGAAAGCGTTTCGATATGCGCGCGCAAGGCTGCCT contains:
- a CDS encoding M28 family peptidase, with protein sequence MKRLRFGVAVRAAGLVLAATALLAARAPATADGPSDARIEAALRAHIETLSSDAFEGRLPGTDGETKTLRYLVRQWFDIGLESGTNDPGNPWFAPVALVERVPVASRAVFMRGKRRIPVPEGAAFVATSGTRGLVNNAPVLFVGQGNGPVPPRAELAGRVAMMLDAQTGDGDKEKSGISLAERQGRLLDGGAAAVMTVLDGDHSIPDIRAKRAKAGYALANGRSDGDLEAFVTPAFAATLLGAKPGGGVSSLEAQASKAGFVPRLMPFTVSLEATSRETRVQTHNLVGRLPGKRPQDGAVLLVAHWDHLGRCGDPSKDAICNGAVDNASGLAVITEVARILARGKPLDRDVYFVATTGEEMGMLGAQAFTENPPLPLDRIVAAFNVDSDAIARSGGPFGIVGKGMTGLDPGIEKVVTATKRKLADGDEANAYVKRQDIWAFMQHDVPSVMVSTAYGDDKRLKRFMEERYHKPDDEYSPKLELGGAVDDVNMLVALVREFADPRRWPLPDSGAH